In Phycisphaerae bacterium RAS1, the genomic window TTCCGGGCTTGCGCATTGTCGTGGCCCACATGGGCTATCCCTGGGTGCATGAGACGATCGTCCTGCTCGGCAAGCACGCGCACGTGTTCGCGGACGTGGCCAGCATGCTGCGTCATCCGTTCATCGCCTACGGCTCGCTGCAATCCGCCTTTGAGTATGGCGTGCTGGAGCGGCTGCTCTTCGGCAGCGATTTTCCCTACCGCTCGCCCGCCGCCTGCATCGAGGCGCTCTATTCCATCAACCAGATCACGCACGGCACCAACCTGCCGCCCATCGCGCGCGAACACCTGCGCGGCATCGTCGAGCGCGACACGCTCCAGCTTCTGGGCATCGAAGGCAAACCGGCGGCGCCGGCCGCCGGCGGAGCGGATCATGCATAACGTCGGACCGCCGCGTCCGGCGCTCCGCGCCACCGCCGGATTTGCTTTGCTGCTGTTTCTGCCGCTGGCCGCATGCACGCCCGCGTCCCGCGTGCAGTTCACGAGCTACAAAGACCCCTATTTCCCCGAGACGTTCGACGTCGATTTCGAGAACTGCGCCTATCACTACTCGCCCGCCGGCGACCTGCACATCGCCGCGCAGCGCTCCTGGGCGCCGGGCGAGCGGCGGGCCGACACCGTGCGGCAGTACATCCACGTCCACGTCTTCTGGAAGCCGCACCCCGGCCGCACGTTCGCCAACGCATCCAGCGACGACGCGCTGATCGAATACGCCGTCGTGTCGCGCCAGGGGGCGGCCTTTTACTCGGGCACCGGCTTTCTCTACCCCGCCAAGATCAAGGACGGACGGCTGACCTGCCGGCTGGAGCAGGCGCGCATCCGGCTCGACTCGCAGATCGGCGCCCCGCCGGAGGATCTGGGCGATGCGCGCGTCAAGGCGACCTTCAACGCCCGCGACGACGGGAACGCGGCGGTGGACATGTTTCACGATCTGGAGATTGCGCGGAGCATGAAGCCGCGCGGCGCGGCCCGTGGGGGATAGCGGGGTGTCACGCGCAGCTCGCTGCCGGTACCGCACGGGCAGGCAAGCGGCCCGCAGTACGCGGCGCGTCCGCGGGGGATGGTCTGGATAACAAAGGTGCGCAAGATGATCAAATTTGAGACACCCTCCCTTGGTCACCTTTGTTATCCGGACGTTGGTGAGTAGGGCGCATGAGGTTGTGGGGTGGGGTGGGTGGGAAAAACGGGGGGGCGTCAGGGTGAGGCAGGGGCGGGTCATGCTAGATATGATAGGTAGTGTAGAGCGGGCGTCCAGTCGGGAGGTGGCGTGCGGGACGCGACCGGAAGCGGCGGCCCGCCCGTCGCACGGGCAGCGAGCTGCCCGTGGCACCCGTGCGATAACGCCGTCGGACGCGGAGGTCCGACGCTACGCCGTTCGTCGGACGCGAAGGTCCGACGCTACGCCGTTCGTCGGACGCGGAGGTCCGACGTTATCTCGCCGTCACGGCCACGATCAGCGCGTCATCCCCGTCGATCTTCCAGCCCCCCAGCAACTGGAATTTTCCTTTCTGCACCGTCACCGTTGTGTTCAGCTTCTTGTCGTCCTTCTTGAACACAACGATCGACAGCTTGGCCGAATCGGTCGGCTTTTCGCGCGGCGTCACCTCGGCGCGGTAGCCCGCGGTCAGGTCGGTCTTGAAGGCCTTGCCCACCGCGACGCTGTCGGACGCCTTTCTGACCAGCTTGTAGCCGGTGAACTTGAACTGGTCCTTGAGCGCGCCGGCGATGTTCTTCAGCTCCGGCGAAATCTCGGCGTTCTTCTTCGTCGCCTGGATCACCCAGACCTCAACCGGCACCTCGTCAGCCAGCGCCTGCGCCGCCGCGGGTGACGCCATCAGCGCCAGCAGGCACGCCAGCCCGCTGACGACGCACGCAAGAGATGATCGCTTCATGGCCATGCTCCTCGAAAGTTCGACCACCGAGTCCCAAGATCGGAACGCGACGCGCAAGCGAGCGCCCACACCAACCAGCGCTTCCTGGTGCGTTGCGTTCTGATCACGGTACTACGCACCGGCGGGACGCCGATGCTCCCGGCGAATCGAAACACGACGAATCCGCTAGCTGCTCTCATCGACCACCCAGATGATAGACACGGCGTCATCCTCGCCGGTAGTCAGCACGAGGCTCGACGCCCCGCCGTAGGTTTCCAGTTCGTCGATAATCACCTGCCGCGCAAGCTGCGCCCCGCCGAGCGTTGCGACAGAGCGCGGCCAAGCCGCCAATAGCATCAGACAGGCCGCCGCGGCCAGCAGCGGCGTCGCGATGCGCCAGCCGAACCGCGGGCGCCTGGCCTTCGCGTGCGAGGCTCTGTGGATGTTCGCCCAGACGCGCTCCCACTGCGCGTCCTGCGGCAGCGCCACACGACCGGCCAGCACATCGAGCGGCGGCGTCGCCGTCGCAGCCTGCTCCGCCAGAACAGAATCCTCCGCCAGCAGCGCTTCGATTCTGTGGATTTCGTCCGGCGTGAGCGAATCCAGCGCGGCAGCGTCGCCCTGCAACAGTCGGCCCAGATTCTCGCGTGGTGTACTCATGTCGCCCTTCGCTTGCCGCCGGCCCGCGGCGCCAGGTCCGCCAGCAGCTCATGCAGCCGCCGCCGGGCGTGATAGAGCCGGCTCATCACCGTTCCGATCGGAATGCCGACCGCCTCGGCGATCTCGCCATAGGTCATTTCGCCCGTCGCGTACATGGCAAACACGTTTCGCTGATCGGGCGGGAGCTTATCGATTGCGGCCTGAAGCCGGCCGGCCAACTCCCGCTGCTCCAGGCTGTGCGAGACGCCGCCGTCATCGCTGGCGGAAGGAAGCGTGGCGGCGTCCGCCGGATCGATTCGCGGCGCGTCGTCGTCGCCGCCGCCGTCAATGGAGACGGCCAGCCGCACCTTTCGCGAACGCAGGAGATCAAGAGCCTTGTTGCTGACGATCCGCAGGAGCCAGGTTTTGAAGCCCGACTGGCCTTCGAACCGGTCGAGGCTTTCGAAGGCCTTGATGTACGCATCCTGCACCACGTCGAGCGCGTCCTGCTGCGACCCGCTGATCCGCAAGGCGACCCGAAACGCCGCGTCACGATGACGCACGAACAGCTCGCGCCGCGCAGCGCCGTCGCCGGCCGCCGCGCTACGGATCAGCGCCGCCTCATTCTCGACGGACGGGTCAGCCGGGGTATTCAGTGAATTCGGCGCAATTTTCACGACGGCAGAATAACCGATAGAATCCGGGCATGACGTCCGACTCGCGAACGCATCCGCTCTCCTCCACCGGCGTCCGCTTCGTGCTGCTCGTGCTGCTGGCGCTGAGCGCCTGGTGGATGATCTGGGGGCGATTGGTCCGCGTTACGCCGACGTGGCGGACGACCGCCGCCACGGCCGCTCCGCCGATTCGCGGCGCGCCAATCGACTCCGTCATTGGGCGCGGCGTAGCGCCGCCGCCCGTCGCCGCAAGCGGCGATTGCTCCCCGTCGCGGCCGGCCGAACCTGCGCCGGATGCCGCCTCCTCCCCTGGATCCGCGGCAGCCACGTCCGCAAATACAGCCCCTCCGGCGGAGCCCGCCGGAACCGCCGAGGGCGGCTATCGCGCCGTCAGCTTCGACCTGCTGGCGGGCTTTCAGTACGCGTCGTACATCGCCGACGAAGCCCCGGAAGGCGACTCGGCCACCCCGCCGCGCGTCATCCCTCCCGAGGTCGAGACGCTTCACGACCGCAAGGTTGATGTGACGGGTTTCATGATCCCGATCGAACTGGAAAAGGATCGGGCCAAGAGCTTTCTGCTCGTGAAAGACCGGCTCATATGCTGCTTCGGGCGAATGCCCAAGCCCAACGAGTGGATTTTCGTCGAGATGGAGGGACGCGCGACAGCGGATATGGTCTCCGACGTGCCGGCCACGGTTCGCGGAACGATCGAGATTCGCGAGGAGATTCGCGACGGCGTCGTCATGGGGCTTTACAACATGAAAGGCGAGAGCGTGACATTCAAGGCGGGTTTCTGACGCCACAACCAAACAGCAGCCCGCCGGGAGGCCTGGCGGCCCGCCGGCGGGCGTATGGCTTAGGCTGCGCCTAGTGCAGCCACGTTCGCTGCACTAGCGCAGCGTACACTTACCACTGGTCACGGATCACCTCCTTCTGAATCGGGCACACACCCCGCGCGGCGCCTGTGGGGGCCGCCGCCGGGCCTGGTCCCGTCCGCCTGCCGTCGCTGGCGGACACAATGCGCGTCGCCGAAGCGGCGCTCAGCGGCCGGCCGCGCTGCTCGTCCGTCCTCGCCCGTGACATTGATGAGGGCAGGCGACGCGTCGCAGCAATCAGCCGCACCTGAATTCTACGAACCCAGTCAGGGCCGGGCAACGGAATTTTGCGACCGCCCGCTTGCGAAAATAGAATACCCGCTGCCGCCGCGACCGCCGCGTTGACGTTCGTCTGACGTCCGCCGCCCGAAAAACGCCGCCCGCGCGAGTGCCATGAGCCGAAAACGCCGCCGGATTCGACGCCTCGTTCTGCACGGCGCGCTGGTCGTGCTGGTCGGCCTGCTCGTTGCCTACGCCTACGTCACGCGGCCGTCCGTCCTGCGGGCCTGGGTATTAAACGCATTAACGCAGCGGCCCGGGCTGGCGGTGCGCATCGGCGGAGCCGAGTTCTCTCCGTGGAACGGGCTGCAGGTCTTCGACCTGGAGATCGCCGGCGTGAAGGGCGAGTCCTCTCCGCCGCCCGTCACACTCCGTGCCGCACAAGTCGACATTCATTGCAGCCTGTGGCGGCTGCTCGCCGGACACGTACGCATCCGCGAGATCATTGTCCGCGGGGCCGAGCTTAATCTCGTGCGCGACCCGGCCGCCCTCACGCCCGCGCCGACCGACTCGACGGCCACCCGCCCGGCGCAGGCGATCGAACGGCTCTTCGGCATCCTGCGCGCCGACCTGCCCCGCATCCGGATCGCCGACGCCGATATCCGCTGCTTTGAGCGCGGCGACGGAAAGCCGCGATTGCTGGATCGCTGGCGCGTGCGTGCCGACGCCGCCCGTAATGAGACGGGGCTCGTCGCGCGGGTCGCGCAACTGGGCAGCGCCGAGCGGCCGATGCTGAGCCTGGCCTGGCGCGAGCCGGCGGCGGAGCTTCAGATTTCCAGCGACTGGCTGGACCTGGAGCCGATTCTCTCGTTTTTTCCGCCCGACGTGGTCCGCTACTTCGCCGCATGCGACGCGCACGGCCGGGTTCGGCTGGAGCACGCGTTGCTCCGCAGCGACCGCGCTCTGAACGCACAAAATCCGCTGCCGGCCCTGGCTTCGGCCGTGCTGCAATTCAGCGATCTGCGTTGCAGCCTGCCGGTGGAAGCCCGCCAGACGCCCGACGGGCTGGTTTCCCTCGCCCCATCCCAGCGATTCCTGAACGTCAGCGGCGGCCGGCTGGAACTCGCGTTGAACCGGCCGCTTTCGGACCAAGAGGGCGTCATTCAAGTCAGCGGCGACGCGCTGCTGAACGACTCGCGCGCGCACCTGAACATCAACGCGCGCTCGCGATTTCTGGATGAACTGCTCCGCCCCGGACCCGAAACGGAGGCGGTCGAACCCCGCATGGGCGACGTCAATCACGCCGCTCTGACAGTCGAGGCGTTCAATCTCCCGACCGTGCAGAGCGCCCCGCTGTTTGTACACAGCCCGCGAATGCATCGCGGCATCGTCGCCTTCTTTGACGACTTCCTGCCGCGCGGCCGAATGAACGTCCGCATCCAGGTCCCGCGCCGCGACAGCCTTTCGCGCCGCGCGGCGGAGGCCGCCGACAAGCCGATCGTCGAGGCCGAGCTGGAGCCGCTGGGCGTGAACTGCCGCTACTACAAGTTCCCCTACGATTTCGAGGACGCCCGCGGGCGCTTCCGGGTGGTCGGCGGGAGCATCCTGATCGACGGCGTGACGGTCCGACACGGAAGCGGCGTCGTGCACGTGAAGGGCGACGCCAACCACAGCAAGCCGTGGACCGGCATGAACCTGCACTTCACGGCGCGCTCGCTCGTTCTGGACGAGGATCTGTACGCGGCTCTGCCGCCCACCTACCAGCAGCTCTGGGCCGCGGCCGCGCCGGTTGGCGTATGCGACGTCGTGACCACGCTCACGCGCGCCGAAGGCACGCCGGGTCAGCCGCCGCACGATGCGGCCGTGCGCGTCGAGGCGCGCGTCGTCGCGGCCAGCCTGAACATCGACCAGCGCACGCGCCTGACGCAAGCCGACGGCCTGTTGATCGCGGACGATGACCGCGTGCAGATTGTCGAACTCTTCGGCTATGACGGCGACACCGCCGTCCGAATCTGCAATGCCGACGTCGCCGGCGGCAGCGGGCAGGAGCGCGTCGCCGTACAAGCGTCCGGCGTAGCGATCCGACGCAGCACTCCGGTCGCAACCGGCGACGGCAACGCCGCGGCTGAGATTCGCTTCGACGGCCGCGGCGACGTATGGGGGACGGTCGCCGGAAAGCTGACCGAGGGCGGCGAAAGCGGGCAATTCGCCGTGCATCTGACGGACGGCGCGCTCACCACCTTCGACCCGGCGCGCGCCTGGCAGGACGTACGCGGGTGGGTTTCCATTAACTCGCAGCAGCAGCGAATCGCCGACCTGACCGCCCGCCAGGGCGCGTCACGCCTGCGGGCCTCCGGCACGCTTCCCGAACATGACGGCGACGCACCGCTGCGGCTCAGCGTTACGGCGTCCGGCCCGGCCATTGGCGACTTGCTGGCGCAGTTGGTTCCGCCGCAATGGAAGCCGTTGGCGGATTCGTTCGGCTTCGGCGGCTCCGGCGAAGTCTGCGCGGAGATGACGCCGGCGGCCGGCGGCTCGGGCGGCGGACAGGACGTCGCGCTCGAGCTGTGCGCCGCCACCATGGTGCCCGAGTTTCTGCCGGTGGAGCTGCGCGCCGTCTCCGCCCGGGCGAGAATCGAGCCTGACGGATTCGAATTGGAGAGCCTCGACGGTCGCTACGGCCCGCAGGGAGACATTGTCGTCCGCGGCCGCGGGAGCTGGGGCGGCGCGACGGAGTGGCTGAACCTGGCCGTGACGGCCCAGGGTTGGGAGCTCTGCCCGAAGCTGATCGCCGCCCTGCCGCCGGGCATCGCCGCCGGCGTCAACCGGTTCGCCCCGGCCGGGGCGATAGACGTGAAGTTCGAGCAGCTTGGCTACGAGGAGCGCGGCGGCCAGCGAACGTGGGTGGTCGACGGCGACGTCCGCCTGCGAAACGGCGTGCTCGAGCTGGGTTCGCCTTTGACCGAGGCCGACGGCCGCCTCGCCGGCGTCTGGCGGATTGACGCCGACGGCCGGACGCAGTGGAACGGCGGCTTCACCATCGAGCGCGGTTTCTTCGCCGGGCGACGGATCGCGGATTGGGAGGGGCAGATCGCCCAGTCGCCGGGGACCGATTGGCTGCGGCTCGAGAACCTGCGCGGCAAGCTGTGCGGCGGCGACGTGCTGGGCGGTGCGCGGCTGAACACGGAGACTTCGACCTACGAGCTGTCGCTCGATTTGCGAAGCGTCAGACTAGACGAATTGGCCGCCGTGACCAGGAAGAGTAGTGAGCCTGCGGCCGGCGATGCCACCGTTGACGGCCATGTGTACCTTGAAGGCGCATCCGGACCGGGCGCGTGGCGGCTGGGCGGAGGGTCGGTGCGCGTCACGGGCGCGTCCTTCCTGAAGACGCCGGTGCTGATGCAGGTGTTCGAGCTGATCCTGCAGACGCGTCGCGCGCGTCCAAGCGAAGACCTCGACGTGATCGAACTCCGCTTCAGCCTCGACGGCGCGTTGGTGCGCTTCTCGCGCATCGACATTCAGGGGCGCGACCTGCGGCTGGTCGGCGAAGGGACGCTGAACCTGGACGGCAATCTGCTTTCGCTCTCGCTGCTGAGCGCCCACCCCAAGGCCTGGCCGCGTGTGCTGGTGCTCAGCGATTTTCTCGAGGCGGCCGGCCGCGAACTGGCGGCGTATCGCATCGAGGGACCGGTGACGGACCCGCGCGTCACGGTCGAACCGCTCCACAACATCGCCGAAACGCTCCGCCGGCTGGGAAGGGAATGACGGCGTGGGGCGCGCCGCGAACGGCACGTGTAGAATCCCGCGGAATCAGACTTTCTCTTGGCCCGATTGGTTCGAGGATCATCGCGTGCGCGAACTCCGTGAACGAATGTGTCAGATCGGCCGGCGCGCCTATCGGCGCCAGCTCGTCGCCGCAACCGAGGGCAACTTCTCCTGCCGGCTCGACGGCGGGCGAGTCCTCTGCACACCCACCGGACTGTGCAAGGGGCTGCTGTCGCCGGCCGACCTGTGCGTGATCGACGCCGACGGAAATCAGATCGACGGCGCGCGGCGGCCCAGCAGCGAGATGCGCGTACATCTCGAGGTTTACCACAGCGACCCCGCGGCCGGCGCGGTGATCCACACGCACCCGCCTTTCGCCACCACGTTCGCCGTGCTGGGTGAGGCGGTCCCGCCTGCGATTCTCCCGGAGAGCGAGCTGTTTCTGGGCGCCGTCCCGCTCGTGCCCTACGAAACCACCGGCACGGTCGCCCTGGCCGATGCGCTGCGCCCGTTCATCGCCGGACACTCGGCCGTGCTGCTGCAAAATCACGGTGCGCTGAGCTGGGGCGCCAGCCTCGAATCGGCGTATGACCTGACCGAGATGCTCGAGGCCGTCTGCCGCGTGATTCACCAGGCCAGGCAGATCGGCCAACCCCGGTCAATCCCCGCCGGCAAGCTGGCCGAACTCCGCGCCCGGCGGAGCAGGAGCGGGAATCCGTAGCGTCGGACCTCTGCGTCCGACGGAGTCTTCCGCCGTTTTGGTACGCCGTCGGACGCGGAGGTCCGACGCTACGGGCGGCTTCAGTTTGGGGGACCGGCCTCTGGCCGGTCTTTGCCTCTTCGACAAGAACGAGACCGGCCAGAGGCCGGTCCCGCAAACGGACCCACTACACCCGCTGCTCCCGCTACCGGCTTTGCGGCCCATTCGCCGACCAGGGACTATCATCTGCGGACATGACGCGGCGGCACACGCTGCGCGCGGAGCGAATCCACTGTGCTCTCGAGTCCGATGCGTGCGAACGGAGACTGGCGCATGAAGCGCGTGGCGATTGTCGGTGCAACGGGGGCGGTGGGGCAGGAATTCTGCGCGGTCCTGGCCGCCAGAAAATTCCCCGCGGCCTCCTGCCGCATGCTCGCTTCTGCCCGCTCGGCGGGAAAGCGCGTGGACTGGGCCGGCTCTTCGCAGGTCGTGGAGGAGCTGGCGCCGGCCGCGTTTGACGGGATCGACGTGGCGTTCTTCTCCGCCGGCGCGTCAGTCAGCCGCGAGTTTGCGCCGCTGGCGGCGAAGCGCGGGGCGCTGGTGGTGGACAATTCGTCGGCCTTTCGCATGGATCCGAACGTGCCTCTGGTGGTGCCCGAAGTGAATCCGCAGGACGCCCGCAGCCACCAGGGGATCATCGCCAACCCCAACTGCTCGACGATCATCCTGGTCGTGCCGCTCTGGCCGCTGCACCAGGCGGCCGGCGTGAAGCGCGTCGTGGTCAGCACGTACCAGGCCGCCAGCGGCGCCGGAGCGCGGGCGCTGGCTGAGCTGGAGACGCAAACGCGCGAGGTCCTCGCCGGCCGGCAGGCTCGGCCGGAAGTCTTCCCGGTGCCCTGCGCGTTCAACGTCTTCAGCCACAACACGACCATCGGCGACGACGGCTACAACGTGGAAGAGCGGAAGATGGTGCTGGAGACGCACAAGATCTTCGGCGACTCGTCGATCGGGGTGGCGCCGACCTGCATGCGCGTGCCGGTCATGCGGGCGCACACCGAATCGCTCAGCATTGAGTTCGCCCGCCCGCTGAGCGAGCAGAGCGCGCGTGAAATCCTAGCGAAGGCCCCCGGCGTGCGCGTGGTCGACGACCGCGCCCGCAACTACTTCCCCATGCCGCTCGACGCCACGGGCCAGGATGAAGTGCTGGTCGGCCGCATCCGCCAGGATGCGAGTGTGCCGGAGGGGCGCGGATTGCAGTTCATCTGCAGCGGGGATCAGCTTCTGAAGGGGGCGGCGTTGAACGCCGTGCAGATTGCGGAGCTGCTGCTGTAGGGCGCCGCGGGTCACGGGGCCGGGCTGAACTGCAGCACGCTGGTCTGCGGGCCGCGCGGAAAGTACTCCACCGTCACGGTTCGCCCGCCGCGCTTCACCCGCAACGTTACTTTGCGATCCGG contains:
- the sigE_3 gene encoding ECF RNA polymerase sigma factor SigE, coding for MKIAPNSLNTPADPSVENEAALIRSAAAGDGAARRELFVRHRDAAFRVALRISGSQQDALDVVQDAYIKAFESLDRFEGQSGFKTWLLRIVSNKALDLLRSRKVRLAVSIDGGGDDDAPRIDPADAATLPSASDDGGVSHSLEQRELAGRLQAAIDKLPPDQRNVFAMYATGEMTYGEIAEAVGIPIGTVMSRLYHARRRLHELLADLAPRAGGKRRAT
- a CDS encoding AsmA family protein; translated protein: MSRKRRRIRRLVLHGALVVLVGLLVAYAYVTRPSVLRAWVLNALTQRPGLAVRIGGAEFSPWNGLQVFDLEIAGVKGESSPPPVTLRAAQVDIHCSLWRLLAGHVRIREIIVRGAELNLVRDPAALTPAPTDSTATRPAQAIERLFGILRADLPRIRIADADIRCFERGDGKPRLLDRWRVRADAARNETGLVARVAQLGSAERPMLSLAWREPAAELQISSDWLDLEPILSFFPPDVVRYFAACDAHGRVRLEHALLRSDRALNAQNPLPALASAVLQFSDLRCSLPVEARQTPDGLVSLAPSQRFLNVSGGRLELALNRPLSDQEGVIQVSGDALLNDSRAHLNINARSRFLDELLRPGPETEAVEPRMGDVNHAALTVEAFNLPTVQSAPLFVHSPRMHRGIVAFFDDFLPRGRMNVRIQVPRRDSLSRRAAEAADKPIVEAELEPLGVNCRYYKFPYDFEDARGRFRVVGGSILIDGVTVRHGSGVVHVKGDANHSKPWTGMNLHFTARSLVLDEDLYAALPPTYQQLWAAAAPVGVCDVVTTLTRAEGTPGQPPHDAAVRVEARVVAASLNIDQRTRLTQADGLLIADDDRVQIVELFGYDGDTAVRICNADVAGGSGQERVAVQASGVAIRRSTPVATGDGNAAAEIRFDGRGDVWGTVAGKLTEGGESGQFAVHLTDGALTTFDPARAWQDVRGWVSINSQQQRIADLTARQGASRLRASGTLPEHDGDAPLRLSVTASGPAIGDLLAQLVPPQWKPLADSFGFGGSGEVCAEMTPAAGGSGGGQDVALELCAATMVPEFLPVELRAVSARARIEPDGFELESLDGRYGPQGDIVVRGRGSWGGATEWLNLAVTAQGWELCPKLIAALPPGIAAGVNRFAPAGAIDVKFEQLGYEERGGQRTWVVDGDVRLRNGVLELGSPLTEADGRLAGVWRIDADGRTQWNGGFTIERGFFAGRRIADWEGQIAQSPGTDWLRLENLRGKLCGGDVLGGARLNTETSTYELSLDLRSVRLDELAAVTRKSSEPAAGDATVDGHVYLEGASGPGAWRLGGGSVRVTGASFLKTPVLMQVFELILQTRRARPSEDLDVIELRFSLDGALVRFSRIDIQGRDLRLVGEGTLNLDGNLLSLSLLSAHPKAWPRVLVLSDFLEAAGRELAAYRIEGPVTDPRVTVEPLHNIAETLRRLGRE
- the ulaF gene encoding L-ribulose-5-phosphate 4-epimerase UlaF yields the protein MRELRERMCQIGRRAYRRQLVAATEGNFSCRLDGGRVLCTPTGLCKGLLSPADLCVIDADGNQIDGARRPSSEMRVHLEVYHSDPAAGAVIHTHPPFATTFAVLGEAVPPAILPESELFLGAVPLVPYETTGTVALADALRPFIAGHSAVLLQNHGALSWGASLESAYDLTEMLEAVCRVIHQARQIGQPRSIPAGKLAELRARRSRSGNP
- the asd gene encoding Aspartate-semialdehyde dehydrogenase; the encoded protein is MKRVAIVGATGAVGQEFCAVLAARKFPAASCRMLASARSAGKRVDWAGSSQVVEELAPAAFDGIDVAFFSAGASVSREFAPLAAKRGALVVDNSSAFRMDPNVPLVVPEVNPQDARSHQGIIANPNCSTIILVVPLWPLHQAAGVKRVVVSTYQAASGAGARALAELETQTREVLAGRQARPEVFPVPCAFNVFSHNTTIGDDGYNVEERKMVLETHKIFGDSSIGVAPTCMRVPVMRAHTESLSIEFARPLSEQSAREILAKAPGVRVVDDRARNYFPMPLDATGQDEVLVGRIRQDASVPEGRGLQFICSGDQLLKGAALNAVQIAELLL